The genomic interval TGGGAGCAGGAAAAACAACTTTTATTAAAGTCCTCTGCCAGAAATTAGGCGTAACAGATGTAGTTAACAGTCCTACATTTTCCATTGTAAACGAATATGCAGCACCCGCTCATCAGGCCATTTATCATTTTGACTTCTACAGAATTAAAAATCTGCAGGAGGTATTTGATATTGGTTATGAAGAATATTTTTATTCCGGCAATATCTGCCTGATAGAATGGCCTCAGATGATCAGCGAATTGCTGCCTGAAAATTATATCGAAGTTGGAATTAAAGCGTTGTCAGAAGACAAACGTTCTTTCACCTTCACAAAAATTTCTTAAATTCAGCTTATTTTTCTTAATTTCAATCAAAAAATCAGATAGACAGAATGGCTACAGGATTACGGGAAGAAATGGCCTCTATTGCTCAGAAAGGACTGCTACAGCCTAAAGAGACATTGTCAGAAATCAAACAGAAAAGCAACAGCCTTTATATTGGAATCCCTAAAGAGATCTCTTTTCAGGAAACCCGGATTGCACTTACGCCTTTATCAGTTGCATTATTGGTCAATCATGGCCATAAAGTATTGCTGGAAAGTGGTGCAGGTACAGGTGCAAACTTCTCTGACAATGATTACAGCGAACAGGGTGCACAGATTACATTCAATAAAAAGGATGTATATGATGCTGATATTATCGTAAAGATAGCCCCGCCAACGTTAGAAGAAATCAATCTGATGCATAAGGGCCAGACACTGATCTCTGCTTTGCAGATGGGTGCACTTAAAGAAGGTTATCTGAAAGCGTTACTCAATAAAAAGATCAATGCTTTATGTTTTGAGAATCTAAGAGATGAAGGAAATATTTTAACAGTTGTACGCGCAATGAGCGAGATCGTAGGGGCTACTTCCATCTTTATTGCCGCAGAGTATTTAAGCAGTGTAACCGGTGGTAAAGGCTTGATGCTGGGTGGTTTTACTGGTGTCCCCCCTACAGAAATTGTGATTCTTGGCGCTGGAACGGTTGGAGAATATGCAGCCAGAACAGCACTTTCATTAGGTGCTGAGGTCAAAGTATTCGACAGTTCTATATACCGTTTGCGCCGCCTTCAGAATAACCTGGGAAGCCGTGTATTTACTTCTGTAATGCAGCCTATCGTGTTAGGAAAAGCGGTAACAACCTGTGATGTGGTCATCGGTGCTATCCGGGCTACACATGGCAGGAGCCCTTGTATTGTAACCGAAGAGACTGTAAGCAGAATGAAACCAGACTCTGTTGTCATTGATGTGAGCATAGATCAGGGCGGATGTTTTGAAACCTCTGAGGTCACTAACCATAAAGATCCTGTTTTCAGAAAACATGATGTTATCCATTATTGCGTGCCTAATATCGCATCCAGAGTACCCAGAACAGCATCCTATGCCTTAACCAATATCTTTACCCCAATCCTGGTGGATATAGGCGAGATGGGTGGCCTGATGAGCCTGATCTGGAATAAACCAGGCATCAGGGAAGCACTTTATATTTATAAAGGCCACCTGACCAGTAAAGATCTGGCTGCGAGATTTAATCTTCCTTATAAAGACATCGAATTATTAGTTGCTGCCAATCAATAGCTAAGCTGTAACTGCAAGCTTCGGCTTCCAGATAAATTGCAGGTAAACTAATGCTGCAATGGTAATGCCTGTACAGATGAAAAATGTATGGGGTATTGTTTTGATATTGTCAATAAATAACCATCCTGCCAGCAAAGCTCCTAAACCAATTCCGGCTTCCAGTGCAATGTACATGGTTGCCATAGCCTTGCCGCGATGTTTCGGATCGCTCAGATCTATTGTCCAGGCATTTACTGTTGGTGAAAGCATTCCTGTTGCTACGCCGTATAGTGCTGAAGCGGCCATTAAGGTAAAAGATGAATTCGCAAAGCCTATACATAACAGCGAAACGGCCAGTAATGCCAGGGATATTTTAAGGATTAAGATCCTTCCATGCTTGTCAGAGGCTTTACCTGCTACAAACCGGATCAGTAAAGAAGCCAGGGTAAATACCATAAAAAACAAGCCTTTATTACTAGTGCCGAGATATTTGCTCCAATCTCCGACTACAGTCAGGATTACACCATAACTCACATAACTCAGCAATGTAATTAAAGCTGCAGGAATCACTCTCCATTCAATAATATCCTGTCTTTTAATTTTCAATAAGGAGAAGCTGAAAGGTTTTTTTTCTTTCAGGGTTTCTTTCATATTTCCAAGAATTACAATGGATGATAAAGCAAAAATTGAAGAGCAATAAAACAAGACGTTAATGGAAAAATGATCGGTTATGGTACTTCCAATGGCAGGGCCGATGGCCATACCTGTACTGAAACAAATTCCATGAATCCCCATCGCTTCTCCCCACCTGTTTTTTGGAACCAGATCTGCTACGTAAGCTGCTGTTGCTGTTGGCTTAAATCCAGTAGAAAACCCATGAATTAATCTAAGAAACAGAAATCCGGCAACTGTAGTCAGTACAGGATATAAGAATCCGCAGACAAAGCAAACTATTGAGCCTACAGCCATTATCGGCACACGGCCGATAGTATCTGTCAGTTTACCACTAAAAGGTCTGGAGATACCTGCTGTAAGCGTAAACAGTGCCACGATCAATCCTTTATAAGCAGCACCACCCATCGCACTCAGATAGGCAGGCAATTCGGGAATCAGCATATTAAAACTGGCAGAAAAAAGGAAGGAACTTAAACATACCAGGCCAAATTGCAGGGTATAAATCGATTGATCGGACTTTTGCATATCCGCACAAAAATAAAGATAAAATTTAGAGAAGCAGTTTAATTTCAGGTGATAAAATTATAAAGTACAGGATTGTTTCTCTTATGATTTACAACCAGGAGTATACTTATTACATACCTTTTCAACCCCTGTTTACGAAGGTAACTGGCGGGTTTCTGTTGCAGTTTGAAGCGGGTTTGATACGGGTCGTGGCGTTTCAAACCCGTATCAAACTCAACCACAACAGCAAGGAAGACCCTTTTAGAGGTTCCTGAAAAACGAGAAGAACAAGGCTTAATACTGATCGTGGATGTATCCCATAAGTCTGGCCATTTCAGCCTGTAACTCTTTAATAGGGGTCATAAAATTATTATTCATGAAAGAAAAGGCAAGTATTTTTCCCTTTTTGGTGACGATATAACCACTCTGGTTATAATTATTGGAAAAGGTTCCTGTTTTGGCAAATACAAAAGGATGTGTTGTTTTAGGATAGGCATTTTTAAGTGTCCCGCGCAGACCTCCGGCAGGAAGCATGCTGAAAAGTTTTTCTCTGTTATTTACCTCTTTATCGATCATTTGGAGCAGCATAATCATATCTCTGGGGCTGAACAAGTTCATCCGGGATACGCCCGATCCATCTACCCAGCGCGGGCGATCTGGCAAATCCTTCAGGTATTTGTCCAGCATATACCGGATTGCATCAGTACCGCTTAATTTCTGCTGAAACTGATTCGAATAAACCAACAGCAGCTGCTCAGCAATAAAATTATCACTTGGCAAAAGCATCTCCCGGAAAAGGTCTTCAGACCTGCTGTTATAAATTGTTTTTGCAGTAGCCGGCATCTCCAGCTGAATAAGCTGTACATCACGTCTTAAGGTATCTCTCAATAGGTTCAACGTATTTAAAGTACTAGTTTGATAAGGAACCAACTGTATAAAATCAGCAGGAATAACCCCCGGAGGATATTTAAATTCGTTCTTTTCTAACACTCTGACTACCCTGAATTCCTTTTGATGATTTAAAGTATCTTTCAACAGACAATCGCTAAAATGCTGTGGATTAACTGTGAATCTTCCCTTTTCATTTTTGAACCTGACCAGGTTATCCATCATAGGCAGTTCTGTTATTTCTGCCTGGGTATCATCGTTGTAATCGTCCCATGCCCAGCCTTGTCCATAAGCATAACCTGTATACCTGCCTGGTGCAAAAAACAATTGCCTTTTACTGGTGCTTAAAAATTTAAAGGTTTTTTCCTCCCGCATTCCGCGCTTCAAAAAGGAAGGATCTCCTGTACCCCAGAAGATAAGAGAATCTCCGCGCTCTATGTACCGTATGGACGGAATGGAATCAGGTATCAGTTTCAGTCCTGCGTAAAAAGTATATAACTTGGTATTAGAAGCTGGAATGAAATATTTGTCCGCATTTTGCGCATAAATCATTCCCTGCTGATCTAATTCCGAAAGGGCAAATCCGACAAGATGCGAATGGAGAACAGGTGAATTCCTTAAAAAATGAGAAACATTTTTAGCTAACCGATGCTGCACGGAGCAGCTTTCAAGCATCAGCAGAATCAACAATGCCGGTATAAAAAACCACTGAATACGGTATACTTTTTTTAATTCCATTACACGCTTTACCATTGATATAGGTCGAATATATTGCTTTTTCCGAAAATACAGCCGTCCTTTGATTTAAACTGCGGCATATTTTGTAACGTTGCAATTACGTTGCATTATTTTAAGCTGACAATAGATATTTTTACGGCTTCAACCCAAACCCCAATTTTTTTGACTAACAATGAATTCAAAAACTAAATTACTGGTTATTGCCGGTATATGTTTTTTAGGTACGGTATGCAGCGAAACTGCTTCCGCACAGAAAAAATCTAAAAAGACAGCCACTACTGCGGCGCCCGCTCCCACTATTCCAGCTCCCAAAAAAGAAGGGCTGAAGCCATTTTCCGAAGTGATTACTGCAAAAGCAAGAACTAAAAATGGATTATTCAAAACTTATAAAGTAGACGATAAGTGGTATTTCGAAATCCCTGACACTTTGCTAAACCGTGAAATGCTTGTCGTTACCCGTTTAAATAAAGTGCCATCCGGTGTATCTGTTGGTAACCAGCAATATGGAGGAGAAGAATTAAATGACCAGGTTTGGCAATGGGAACGCCGCGGAAAACAGGTTTTTATCCGTGTACCCAGTTATTCTGTAAGAGCCGACAGCACTTCAGATATGTATCAATCTGTTAAAAATTCAAACCTGTCTACAATTCTTGCCAGTTTTGAGATTAAAGCTTACAATAAGGACACCACAGGCGTTGTGATTGATGTCACTGATTTTTACAATGGTGATGTCGTGGCTATCGGCGCTACTGATGCCTTAAGGAAAGCCTATAAAGCAAGTGCTTTAGATGCCGGACGTTCTTATATAGACACGATCAAAACTTTCCCGATAAATATAGAAGTAGTGACCAGCAAAACTTACAGATCGGCAGAATCACCAATCGACAATAGTATTGGTGCGGTAACTTTTGAATTCAATACTTCGATGCTCCTTTTACCAAAAACACCAGTTAAAGCGAGATTAACAGATCCAAGAGTAGGTTATTTCGGCCAATCCCAAACAGATTACGGAACAGATGCCCAAAAAGCTGAACGCACGGCCTATATCCACCGATGGAACCTCGTTCCTAAAGATACTGCGGCTTATATGCGCGGCGAACTGGTAGAGCCTGTTAAACCAATTGTAATTTATATTGATCCGGCCACTCCAAAAAAATGGGTCCCTTATTTAATTCAGGGGATTAATGACTGGCAGGCCGCCTTTCAGGAAGCAGGATTTAAAAATGCAATTATCGGAAAGGAAGCCCCTACTCCTGCACAGGATCCTGATTTCAGTGTAGAGGATTCCAGATACTCTGTTGTACGTTATTTTGCTTCAAATATCGCGAATGCTTATGGCCCTCATGTTTCTGATCCACGTACCGGACAAATTCTGGAAACACATATTGGGTGGTACCATAATGTCATGAATTTATTAAGAAACTGGTATTTTGTGCAAACCGCTGCCATTAATCCGGCAGCAAGAAAAGCCAAATTTGATGACAAACAAATGGGTGAACTGATCCGTTTTGTTTCTTCACACGAAATTGGACATACGCTTGGCCTGCCTCATAATTTTGGTTCAAGTTATGCTTATCCGGTAGATTCTCTTCGTTCGAAAACCTTTACCAATACCCATGGAACAGCACCGTCTATTATGGATTATGCGCGTTTCAATTATATCGCACAACCTGGTGATGGGGTAACGAAGTTACATCCTGAAATAGGTGAATATGATAAATGGTCTATTAAATGGGGCTATACTTGGTTTCCTGGTAACTTAACCGCTAAACAGGAAAGAGCAAAACTGGATGTATGGACGATCGCTAAATCAGGAAATCCATTGTATTATTATGGCCGTCAGGGCACAAGCCTTGATCCGCGCTTACAAAGTGAGGATTTAGGCGACAATGCAATGAAAGCCAGCACTTATGGTATTGCTAATTTAAAGCGTATCCTTCCGAATATAGAAATATGGACTTACCAGAAAGGAGAGGATTTCAGTGACCTTAAAGAGCTCTACAATGAAGTTATTACGCAGTACAGCAGATATATGGGCCATGTAAGAGCAAATGTTGGCGGCATGAGTGAGAACTTTAAAACGACTGATCAGAAAGGAACTGTTTATTCTTATTTGCCTAAAGTTAAACAAAAAGAAGCAATCACATTTTTCAATACACAGTTGTTTAATACTCCGGTATGGCTGATTAATAATGAGCAGCTGAATAAATTCGATAACGGACAAATATTGAATAAAATAAAAGCAGTGCAAACCAGTACACTAGGTCAGTTACTGGCTCCTTCCCGTATTGCACGCTTACTGGACAATGAGGCTAAAAATGGTACAGCAAATGCCTATACGCTTCCTGAACTGTTTACCGACCTGAAAACAAGCGTATTCTCTGCCAGCAGACCAGATGCTTTTAAACGTAATTTACAACGTTCTTATGTAGAGACGTTAACACAATTGATGACCAAAGAAATGGATGTTCCACCAGGAGCAAACTCCGAAGGACTTGCTAATTATGGCTTTACCCCTATTAATGTTTCTTTGTCGGATATAAGACCATTGGCAAGAGCTGAATTGAAATCACTGTTAACGCTCACTAAAGCAAGAGCTTTAGCTGGTGACAGCTTAACAAAAGCACATTATGATGATCTGGTAATCAGGATCAATGACATTCTTTTTCCTAAAAAATAATCGGATCTATTCCCTTTAATCAGCCCTTAAGCTCTGTTTTTAAAGCTTAAGGGCTTTTCTTTTATGAATTCTTGTTATGATTAGCAAAGAAAGCCTGATATATTTGCATGAAAAAAGCGTTGTCTGTTATATGAGAGCAATCACCTCCCTGTCTATTTTTATAAGTTTCAGCTTGTTATTGACTGCGTGCAATACGAAAGCGAAGAAAGAAAAATTACCAGAACATGTAAAGTTAGAGGTCACTCCGGTCAAAGGAATCAGGTATACGGAAGTAAAACGTCGTTTCAGCAATGGATTATCTTTCGATACCACTGGTTTTCAGCAGGAACCAAGCTGGATTATTCAATTTAAATCTGCCGATACAGTGCTGGCTTATGATCCTGTCCAGAAAATCATGCAACCCTTTCATTTGCACCATGACCATGCTGATGTCTTTAATTTTGCGAAAGAATGGTTCAGGTTTAAGCTGATCAGCAAAGACAGCCTCGTTTTTCAACGGCTTCAGGTGAATAAAAAAGAGATAGCAGATGATATCCGTTCGGATGTAAACATGACTTTTTATGCTGACGACTATATCAAAAATAAATTAAAGACTACTGCTGAAAAGTTGCAGCGGCCAAGTAAAGCGGATACCCTTTTTATTGCAGAAATGGTAGCTAAAGCAACTCAATATCCCGATCAAAGGGACAGTGTATTTGCGGGCCGTCAAGTGGTTTCTTTGCGTGCGCGCGATAACCGCATTACTGTAGAGCGTTTAAGCAGCGTCGATAAATTGAATGGCAGAACAGAGGCCTACGATTACCTCTATCCGCAATATAAACTGGTTATTCCCGATGCTTATAAAGAATTCGCTTATGAATTTAATGTCCTGGTAGATGAAAAAGGAAAAATGAGATTAAGTTATTTTTTCACTAACCTTCCGGAATTCAGGGAAACGAGAAAAAAAGTTCTGGAAGGAATTATCAGCGTTTATTTGCAAAATTTACTAATAATTAAACCCGGGAGCACTCTTGGC from Pedobacter sp. WC2423 carries:
- a CDS encoding MFS transporter, with product MQKSDQSIYTLQFGLVCLSSFLFSASFNMLIPELPAYLSAMGGAAYKGLIVALFTLTAGISRPFSGKLTDTIGRVPIMAVGSIVCFVCGFLYPVLTTVAGFLFLRLIHGFSTGFKPTATAAYVADLVPKNRWGEAMGIHGICFSTGMAIGPAIGSTITDHFSINVLFYCSSIFALSSIVILGNMKETLKEKKPFSFSLLKIKRQDIIEWRVIPAALITLLSYVSYGVILTVVGDWSKYLGTSNKGLFFMVFTLASLLIRFVAGKASDKHGRILILKISLALLAVSLLCIGFANSSFTLMAASALYGVATGMLSPTVNAWTIDLSDPKHRGKAMATMYIALEAGIGLGALLAGWLFIDNIKTIPHTFFICTGITIAALVYLQFIWKPKLAVTA
- a CDS encoding D-alanyl-D-alanine carboxypeptidase; this encodes MELKKVYRIQWFFIPALLILLMLESCSVQHRLAKNVSHFLRNSPVLHSHLVGFALSELDQQGMIYAQNADKYFIPASNTKLYTFYAGLKLIPDSIPSIRYIERGDSLIFWGTGDPSFLKRGMREEKTFKFLSTSKRQLFFAPGRYTGYAYGQGWAWDDYNDDTQAEITELPMMDNLVRFKNEKGRFTVNPQHFSDCLLKDTLNHQKEFRVVRVLEKNEFKYPPGVIPADFIQLVPYQTSTLNTLNLLRDTLRRDVQLIQLEMPATAKTIYNSRSEDLFREMLLPSDNFIAEQLLLVYSNQFQQKLSGTDAIRYMLDKYLKDLPDRPRWVDGSGVSRMNLFSPRDMIMLLQMIDKEVNNREKLFSMLPAGGLRGTLKNAYPKTTHPFVFAKTGTFSNNYNQSGYIVTKKGKILAFSFMNNNFMTPIKELQAEMARLMGYIHDQY
- a CDS encoding zinc-dependent metalloprotease, which encodes MNSKTKLLVIAGICFLGTVCSETASAQKKSKKTATTAAPAPTIPAPKKEGLKPFSEVITAKARTKNGLFKTYKVDDKWYFEIPDTLLNREMLVVTRLNKVPSGVSVGNQQYGGEELNDQVWQWERRGKQVFIRVPSYSVRADSTSDMYQSVKNSNLSTILASFEIKAYNKDTTGVVIDVTDFYNGDVVAIGATDALRKAYKASALDAGRSYIDTIKTFPINIEVVTSKTYRSAESPIDNSIGAVTFEFNTSMLLLPKTPVKARLTDPRVGYFGQSQTDYGTDAQKAERTAYIHRWNLVPKDTAAYMRGELVEPVKPIVIYIDPATPKKWVPYLIQGINDWQAAFQEAGFKNAIIGKEAPTPAQDPDFSVEDSRYSVVRYFASNIANAYGPHVSDPRTGQILETHIGWYHNVMNLLRNWYFVQTAAINPAARKAKFDDKQMGELIRFVSSHEIGHTLGLPHNFGSSYAYPVDSLRSKTFTNTHGTAPSIMDYARFNYIAQPGDGVTKLHPEIGEYDKWSIKWGYTWFPGNLTAKQERAKLDVWTIAKSGNPLYYYGRQGTSLDPRLQSEDLGDNAMKASTYGIANLKRILPNIEIWTYQKGEDFSDLKELYNEVITQYSRYMGHVRANVGGMSENFKTTDQKGTVYSYLPKVKQKEAITFFNTQLFNTPVWLINNEQLNKFDNGQILNKIKAVQTSTLGQLLAPSRIARLLDNEAKNGTANAYTLPELFTDLKTSVFSASRPDAFKRNLQRSYVETLTQLMTKEMDVPPGANSEGLANYGFTPINVSLSDIRPLARAELKSLLTLTKARALAGDSLTKAHYDDLVIRINDILFPKK
- a CDS encoding alanine dehydrogenase; translation: MATGLREEMASIAQKGLLQPKETLSEIKQKSNSLYIGIPKEISFQETRIALTPLSVALLVNHGHKVLLESGAGTGANFSDNDYSEQGAQITFNKKDVYDADIIVKIAPPTLEEINLMHKGQTLISALQMGALKEGYLKALLNKKINALCFENLRDEGNILTVVRAMSEIVGATSIFIAAEYLSSVTGGKGLMLGGFTGVPPTEIVILGAGTVGEYAARTALSLGAEVKVFDSSIYRLRRLQNNLGSRVFTSVMQPIVLGKAVTTCDVVIGAIRATHGRSPCIVTEETVSRMKPDSVVIDVSIDQGGCFETSEVTNHKDPVFRKHDVIHYCVPNIASRVPRTASYALTNIFTPILVDIGEMGGLMSLIWNKPGIREALYIYKGHLTSKDLAARFNLPYKDIELLVAANQ
- the tsaE gene encoding tRNA (adenosine(37)-N6)-threonylcarbamoyltransferase complex ATPase subunit type 1 TsaE gives rise to the protein MNIEINHLNELGNAAEALLSFAGNEKIFAFEGEMGAGKTTFIKVLCQKLGVTDVVNSPTFSIVNEYAAPAHQAIYHFDFYRIKNLQEVFDIGYEEYFYSGNICLIEWPQMISELLPENYIEVGIKALSEDKRSFTFTKIS